One genomic window of Blastocatellia bacterium includes the following:
- a CDS encoding DUF2752 domain-containing protein has protein sequence MSDINKLVDLKIDEKMLIWLVFAGFGTVLVISYFYQAPPNPKTSLCAFYNLTHLPCPGCGLTRSFCAIAKGQFIAAFNFHLLGPALFIATTLTWLASLLAIFGINKPIKFFYQLFTKDLSIKLFAVILAIYWIARLGVITISKF, from the coding sequence ATGAGTGATATTAATAAATTAGTTGACCTAAAAATAGATGAAAAAATGTTGATTTGGTTAGTATTTGCTGGTTTTGGGACTGTTTTAGTAATTAGCTATTTTTACCAGGCCCCACCTAACCCTAAAACATCCCTATGTGCTTTTTATAATCTTACTCATTTGCCCTGTCCAGGATGCGGGCTAACTCGCTCATTTTGTGCTATTGCCAAAGGTCAATTTATTGCTGCATTTAACTTTCATTTACTTGGCCCAGCTTTATTTATAGCAACAACTTTAACTTGGCTAGCATCTCTCCTAGCAATCTTTGGAATAAATAAGCCTATTAAGTTTTTTTATCAATTATTTACTAAAGACTTATCAATAAAATTATTTGCTGTTATTTTAGCTATTTACTGGATAGCTAGATTAGGTGTTATAACTATTAGTAAATTTTAA
- a CDS encoding alpha/beta hydrolase: protein MSFISLNSTKIYYQMIGEGTPVVFISGWTLSCDYWLPLVEKLKHKHLCLLYDGRGFGRSQPLAQDAGVEIDDHAEDLHQLITSLRLKDVNLVGHGLGVWTAALCARQHPQDVLTLTALAPESEASAKDTKSVELPSFWQQASILLKDLAKVPMIGNLVAWRYHNAPEPFRSHLYEDFAKADRRAAFHLLASCMGNDNRHRFAQTLANLHIPILLTRGSEDRICSTQLLRSLFEIIHSGKLATIRGCDHFPMLEYTEEFANLLLSFFEQNAILKPNQALTRR from the coding sequence ATGTCATTTATTTCTCTTAATTCTACTAAAATCTACTATCAGATGATTGGCGAAGGTACACCAGTAGTTTTTATTAGTGGTTGGACACTTTCATGTGATTATTGGTTGCCACTGGTAGAAAAACTTAAACACAAACATTTATGCCTACTTTATGATGGACGGGGTTTTGGGCGTTCTCAACCTTTAGCGCAAGATGCTGGGGTTGAAATAGACGATCATGCTGAAGACCTTCATCAGTTAATTACTAGTCTTAGGCTTAAAGATGTAAATTTAGTAGGCCATGGTTTAGGTGTATGGACTGCCGCCCTATGTGCCAGGCAACATCCTCAAGATGTGCTTACTCTAACAGCACTTGCACCAGAAAGCGAAGCCTCTGCTAAAGATACTAAATCCGTAGAATTACCATCTTTTTGGCAACAAGCTAGCATTTTATTAAAAGACCTGGCTAAAGTTCCAATGATAGGAAATCTTGTAGCTTGGCGTTACCATAATGCTCCAGAACCATTTCGCTCACATCTTTATGAAGATTTTGCCAAAGCTGATCGTCGGGCTGCCTTCCACCTTTTAGCTAGCTGTATGGGAAATGACAACCGCCATCGTTTTGCACAAACTTTAGCTAATCTACATATTCCTATTTTATTAACTCGAGGCTCAGAAGATCGCATTTGCTCAACTCAACTTTTGCGCTCATTATTTGAGATTATCCATAGCGGTAAACTAGCAACCATTCGAGGATGTGATCATTTTCCAATGCTAGAATACACAGAAGAATTTGCTAATTTACTCTTAAGTTTTTTTGAGCAAAACGCTATTCTTAAACCAAACCAAGCTTTAACTCGTCGCTAA
- a CDS encoding sigma-70 family RNA polymerase sigma factor, with product MAEGDLELITRCRGGDTDAWEQIVREYSRGVYKLAYRFTSRHESAEDLTQEVFIRIYRSLEQYDPELGDLSNWLMRLARNLIIDDYRKRRRQPADSSDDLDDHIHHLSGGFESPHRRIERQERSLQVQAAIDKLSPDLRECVIMRDIEELSYQEIVDKLKIPEGTVKSRINRGRIELAKVLRRMKVSA from the coding sequence TTGGCTGAAGGCGACCTAGAACTAATAACCCGTTGTCGTGGCGGTGATACAGATGCTTGGGAACAAATTGTGCGAGAATACTCGCGCGGTGTTTATAAACTCGCCTATCGTTTTACTAGTAGGCATGAATCGGCTGAAGATTTAACACAAGAAGTTTTTATTCGTATCTATCGTTCGCTAGAGCAGTATGATCCAGAACTTGGAGATTTATCTAATTGGTTGATGCGTCTAGCACGCAATTTAATTATTGATGATTATAGAAAACGTCGCCGTCAACCAGCCGATAGTAGCGACGACCTAGATGACCATATTCATCATTTAAGCGGCGGTTTTGAAAGTCCTCATCGTCGTATTGAACGCCAAGAACGTTCCCTACAAGTTCAAGCAGCAATTGATAAACTCTCTCCTGATTTACGAGAATGTGTAATTATGCGAGATATTGAAGAATTAAGTTATCAAGAAATAGTTGATAAACTAAAAATTCCTGAAGGAACTGTAAAGTCCCGTATTAATCGCGGACGTATTGAGCTAGCTAAAGTGCTACGGAGAATGAAAGTTTCTGCCTAG
- a CDS encoding HD domain-containing protein gives MTERIYRDPVHNIIALNSVQDGDRLLIALIDTCEFQRLRRIKQLGLALYTYPGAEHSRFTHSLGVMHIMTRVLNKLAEKYNIAPEIRVAARVAALLHDIGHGPFSHVIEKATAISHENWTKQILLDPSTQVNQILSKYDPQLPKTLVNIYEHKFLPAYAHQLVSSQLDCDRFDYLLRDSLMTGAKYGNYDLEWIIHSIKLDPQEQRIYVSSKGLYAVEEYLQARFYMFRQVYFHHSLRASENMLIAILRRAVELLKSNDLSFYLKDSPLAKLLTARLMTTKEFLSLDDHDIMFHIKQWINEKDIVLRDLCNRFINRRLFGSIDINWAEIEETEVFTKACEIITKAGFPASYYLFRDSAADIPYFGPYSPNSAEPKGQIYIEAKRHANNERCEITAVSDVIRGMKGFKIDRLCFPKEVSEQMYNLLKESKK, from the coding sequence ATGACAGAAAGAATATATCGTGATCCTGTGCATAACATTATTGCACTTAACAGTGTGCAAGATGGTGATCGTTTACTAATTGCATTAATTGACACTTGTGAATTTCAAAGATTAAGACGAATTAAGCAACTTGGATTAGCTCTTTATACTTATCCAGGTGCTGAACATAGTCGTTTTACTCATTCACTTGGTGTTATGCACATTATGACACGAGTGCTAAATAAGCTAGCCGAAAAGTATAATATTGCTCCAGAAATCCGCGTTGCTGCTCGTGTTGCTGCACTGCTTCATGACATTGGACATGGGCCATTTTCACATGTTATTGAAAAAGCTACTGCTATAAGTCATGAAAATTGGACTAAGCAAATCCTTTTAGATCCCTCTACACAAGTAAATCAAATCCTTTCTAAATATGACCCTCAACTACCAAAAACCCTAGTAAACATCTATGAGCATAAGTTTTTGCCTGCCTATGCTCATCAACTTGTAAGCTCTCAGCTTGATTGTGACCGGTTTGATTATTTGCTTCGTGATAGCCTGATGACTGGTGCAAAGTATGGCAACTATGATTTGGAATGGATTATTCACTCAATAAAACTTGACCCACAGGAACAGCGAATTTATGTTTCTTCTAAAGGTTTATATGCTGTGGAAGAATATCTACAAGCCCGATTTTATATGTTTCGCCAAGTCTATTTTCATCATTCCTTAAGAGCTTCAGAAAATATGCTAATTGCTATTTTACGTCGTGCAGTAGAATTATTAAAATCAAATGACCTAAGCTTTTATCTAAAAGATTCACCTCTTGCAAAATTGTTGACTGCCCGGTTAATGACTACAAAAGAGTTTTTAAGCCTAGATGACCACGACATAATGTTTCATATTAAGCAATGGATAAATGAAAAAGACATTGTTTTAAGAGATTTATGCAATCGATTTATTAATCGTAGACTCTTTGGCTCAATTGATATAAATTGGGCAGAAATTGAAGAAACAGAAGTTTTTACTAAAGCTTGTGAAATTATTACTAAAGCAGGTTTTCCTGCTAGTTATTACTTGTTTAGAGATAGCGCGGCAGATATTCCTTACTTTGGCCCCTACTCCCCAAATAGTGCTGAACCAAAAGGACAAATTTATATTGAAGCTAAAAGACATGCCAATAATGAAAGATGTGAAATCACGGCTGTATCTGATGTAATTAGAGGAATGAAAGGGTTTAAAATTGATAGACTCTGTTTTCCAAAAGAAGTTAGTGAACAAATGTACAACTTACTAAAAGAATCAAAAAAATAG
- a CDS encoding glycogen-debranching protein, whose amino-acid sequence MLEASADSQKIKSVGNTEYNVTANPSQLGAYYDANKTNITFRVYSSRATRIEVYLYSSATGTQEKVKYVLTKNSTDNIWSKTASVSTLQNSYGLNGVIYYGYRAWGPNWPYNSSWTKGSTTGFISDVDANGNRFNPNKLLVDPYTLEISHDPVTTTQTDGTIYASGPIYRSIDTGSKAPKSIVLAPDVLANSAGIGVKPTRPLKDDVIYEVHVRGLTKQDNSIPAAYRGTYKGAAMKAAYLASLGVTAIEFLPVHESPNDNNDINPNSNADGDNYWGYVTLNFFAPDRRYAYDKSPGGPTREFKDMVKAFHDQGIKVYIDVVYNHTGEGYAYSPTDKNTYNIISWRGLDNPTYHSLTADFQNSWDNTGVGGNFNTLNPIAQNLIVDSLLYWRDKMGLDGFRFDLASVLGNTCQHGCFNYDKLNPATALNRIARDLSPRPANGGSGVDLMAEPYGVGGNTYQVGNYPAGWSEWNGIYRDTIRKSQNKLGLEPITTGQLASRFAGSSDLFGDDGRKPWNSVNYLVVHDGFTLKDLYTYNTQNNNQAWPFGPSDGGASINDSWDQNGVLADQRRAARSGFSLLMLSAGTPIFNGGDEFLRTLQGNNNAYNLDSPGNWLNYTLSSTQTAFQTFCQKMIAFRKAHPSLRPVNFYSGVDNNSNVMEQLRWFKPDGGVADGAYFDNPNNRSIAYRLDGTEFGDSASAIYIAYNGWQNLVDFRLPWPGTGKNWYRVLDSSSWNEANGNITNPGSETFIGGENTVYGLHGRGVLVLIAK is encoded by the coding sequence ATGCTAGAAGCAAGTGCTGATAGTCAAAAAATTAAAAGTGTTGGCAATACTGAGTATAATGTTACGGCTAATCCATCTCAATTAGGTGCCTATTATGATGCCAATAAAACTAATATAACTTTTCGTGTCTATTCTTCTCGTGCAACTCGAATAGAAGTTTATCTTTATAGCTCTGCCACTGGTACACAAGAAAAAGTAAAATATGTATTAACCAAAAATTCCACTGATAATATTTGGTCTAAAACAGCTTCTGTATCAACATTGCAAAATAGCTATGGACTAAATGGAGTAATTTACTATGGTTATAGAGCTTGGGGCCCAAACTGGCCTTACAATTCTAGTTGGACAAAAGGTTCTACTACAGGTTTTATTTCTGATGTAGATGCAAATGGAAATCGTTTTAACCCCAACAAACTATTAGTCGATCCTTACACTTTAGAAATAAGCCATGATCCTGTTACTACAACACAAACTGATGGAACAATTTATGCGTCTGGCCCGATTTATCGTAGTATTGACACTGGTTCAAAAGCACCAAAAAGCATAGTTTTAGCACCTGATGTTTTAGCTAATTCGGCTGGAATTGGTGTTAAGCCAACACGTCCATTAAAAGATGATGTTATTTATGAAGTTCATGTACGTGGCTTAACTAAGCAAGATAATAGCATTCCTGCTGCTTACCGAGGTACTTATAAGGGTGCGGCAATGAAGGCTGCATATTTAGCTAGTTTAGGCGTTACTGCAATTGAATTTTTACCTGTACATGAATCTCCAAATGATAACAATGATATTAATCCAAACAGCAATGCAGATGGGGATAATTATTGGGGATATGTCACGCTTAATTTTTTTGCGCCTGATCGTCGTTATGCTTATGATAAAAGTCCTGGTGGCCCGACACGTGAATTTAAGGACATGGTAAAAGCTTTTCATGATCAAGGAATCAAAGTCTATATTGATGTTGTTTATAACCATACTGGCGAAGGCTACGCATATAGCCCTACAGATAAAAACACCTATAACATTATTTCTTGGCGAGGTTTAGATAACCCAACCTATCATTCACTAACTGCTGATTTTCAAAATTCTTGGGATAACACTGGTGTTGGAGGTAACTTTAATACCTTAAATCCTATTGCACAAAATCTAATTGTTGATTCCCTACTTTATTGGCGTGACAAAATGGGACTAGATGGTTTTCGTTTTGATTTAGCTTCTGTTTTAGGCAACACCTGTCAACATGGTTGTTTCAATTATGACAAACTTAACCCTGCAACAGCATTAAACCGTATTGCTAGAGATCTTTCACCTCGTCCCGCTAATGGTGGTAGTGGAGTTGATCTAATGGCTGAACCTTATGGTGTTGGTGGTAATACTTATCAAGTAGGTAACTATCCTGCTGGCTGGTCAGAATGGAACGGAATTTATAGAGACACAATCCGTAAATCTCAAAATAAATTAGGTCTTGAGCCAATAACTACAGGTCAATTAGCTAGCCGTTTTGCTGGTTCTTCAGACCTTTTTGGTGATGATGGCCGTAAGCCTTGGAACTCTGTCAATTACTTAGTAGTGCATGATGGTTTTACCTTAAAAGATCTTTACACCTATAACACCCAAAATAATAATCAAGCTTGGCCTTTTGGCCCTTCAGATGGTGGAGCAAGTATTAATGATAGTTGGGATCAAAATGGTGTTCTAGCCGATCAACGTCGTGCGGCTCGCTCAGGATTTAGTTTATTAATGTTAAGTGCTGGAACTCCTATTTTTAATGGTGGTGATGAATTTTTACGCACTTTACAAGGTAACAATAATGCTTATAACCTAGATTCTCCAGGTAATTGGCTTAACTATACCCTAAGTTCTACACAAACAGCTTTCCAAACTTTCTGCCAAAAAATGATTGCTTTTCGTAAAGCTCACCCTTCACTACGTCCAGTGAATTTTTACTCTGGTGTAGACAATAACTCTAATGTTATGGAGCAACTCCGTTGGTTTAAACCTGATGGTGGCGTAGCAGATGGAGCTTATTTTGATAACCCAAATAACCGCTCAATTGCTTATCGTCTGGATGGTACAGAGTTTGGTGATTCTGCTAGTGCTATTTATATTGCTTATAATGGTTGGCAAAATCTAGTAGACTTTCGCTTACCTTGGCCCGGTACTGGTAAAAATTGGTATCGTGTGCTAGATAGTTCTAGTTGGAATGAAGCTAATGGAAATATTACAAATCCTGGTAGCGAAACATTTATTGGTGGTGAAAATACTGTTTATGGCTTACATGGAAGAGGCGTATTAGTATTAATTGCTAAATAA
- a CDS encoding ABC-F family ATP-binding cassette domain-containing protein, which produces MNLLSLSQISQTYDLKPVLQDITLAIDTNERVGIIGANGSGKTTLFKIIAGELTASSGSVSIRRGIQLGLLAQEPKLDPNLTINQTLSASLSEIQQVISDYQLINNQIANCQDEDELKKLQPQHELIEQRLEQLGGWQYQHRIDTILGYLDLKAEDKLINNLSGGERKRVALACALIQNPDLLILDEPTNHLDAYTISWLEQYLDNYSGALLLITHDRYFLDNVVDRMIEIDRGRTISYTGGYSDYLAERAQKQETAAKVQNKLLNLLRKEEAWLRQGVRARGTKSKYRVQNVYELREKARQEAEYQLQGRLSSTKRLGNTVLETEKLTVYFQEQLLVKELDFIMVKGDRVAIVGPNGCGKTTLLKTLIGMLPATSGKIVLGKNTEIAYFAQDRLDLDGEMTVWKYLAENAETIKVGSEFRNIRSYLSDFKFDSNKLLSKIHTLSGGEKNRLVLAKLLLTSTNLLVLDEPTNDLDIDTLQWLEQALIDFPGCVLFVSHDRFFLDKVATSVLVFEEKAKVTRYAGNYSLYKELYSTPTSSNEQTISKTTPTTQVVEKKANARKGLSYKEQQELTALETQLASLEEEIKTLELQLSDPISYGLNHQQLAELGQQLEPRQNQLDQLYQRWLELEEKKNN; this is translated from the coding sequence ATGAATTTACTTAGTTTAAGCCAAATTAGTCAAACTTATGACTTAAAACCTGTCTTACAAGACATTACACTAGCAATAGATACTAATGAAAGAGTTGGAATTATTGGAGCTAATGGTTCTGGTAAAACTACTCTATTTAAGATTATTGCTGGGGAACTTACTGCTTCCTCTGGTAGCGTTTCTATCCGTCGAGGTATTCAATTAGGGCTACTAGCTCAAGAACCAAAACTTGACCCTAATCTAACTATTAACCAAACCCTTAGTGCTAGTCTTAGCGAAATACAACAAGTTATTAGTGATTATCAATTAATTAATAATCAAATAGCTAATTGTCAAGATGAAGATGAGCTAAAAAAACTCCAACCACAACATGAACTAATAGAACAACGCTTAGAACAATTAGGAGGCTGGCAATACCAACATCGTATTGATACTATTTTGGGGTATTTAGACTTAAAGGCAGAGGATAAATTAATAAATAACTTAAGTGGTGGTGAACGTAAACGTGTAGCTTTAGCTTGTGCCTTAATTCAAAATCCAGATTTATTAATTCTAGATGAGCCTACTAACCATTTAGACGCTTACACCATTTCTTGGCTAGAACAATATTTAGATAATTACTCTGGCGCATTACTTTTAATTACTCACGACCGATATTTTTTAGATAACGTAGTTGACCGAATGATAGAAATAGATAGGGGTAGAACCATTAGCTACACAGGCGGCTATTCAGATTACCTAGCAGAACGCGCCCAAAAACAAGAAACTGCGGCTAAAGTACAAAATAAATTGCTTAATTTGCTTCGTAAGGAAGAAGCCTGGCTACGTCAAGGCGTTAGAGCTAGAGGAACTAAATCAAAATATCGTGTTCAAAATGTTTATGAACTTAGAGAAAAAGCCCGCCAAGAAGCAGAATATCAACTCCAAGGCCGCTTATCCTCCACTAAACGCTTAGGTAATACGGTTTTAGAAACAGAAAAATTAACAGTTTATTTTCAAGAACAACTTTTAGTAAAAGAGCTTGACTTTATTATGGTTAAAGGAGATCGTGTAGCAATAGTTGGGCCAAATGGCTGTGGGAAAACTACTCTACTTAAAACCTTAATTGGAATGCTTCCTGCTACATCTGGAAAAATTGTCTTGGGTAAAAACACTGAAATAGCTTACTTTGCTCAAGATCGTCTAGATTTAGATGGAGAAATGACGGTTTGGAAATATTTAGCTGAAAATGCAGAAACAATAAAAGTAGGTTCAGAGTTTCGCAATATTAGATCTTACTTAAGTGATTTTAAGTTTGATAGCAATAAATTACTTAGCAAAATTCACACACTTAGCGGAGGAGAAAAAAACCGGTTAGTTTTAGCTAAATTACTTTTAACTAGCACTAATTTATTAGTTTTAGATGAACCTACTAATGATTTAGATATTGATACTTTACAATGGTTAGAACAAGCATTAATAGATTTTCCTGGCTGTGTTTTATTTGTCTCTCATGATCGTTTCTTTTTAGATAAAGTAGCAACATCTGTGCTAGTTTTTGAAGAAAAGGCTAAAGTAACTCGTTATGCTGGTAACTATAGCTTATACAAAGAGTTATATAGCACCCCTACTTCTAGTAATGAACAAACTATTTCTAAAACAACCCCCACTACACAAGTTGTTGAGAAAAAAGCAAATGCACGAAAAGGACTTTCTTATAAAGAACAACAAGAATTAACAGCACTCGAAACACAACTAGCGTCATTAGAAGAAGAAATCAAAACCCTTGAACTCCAACTTAGCGATCCTATAAGCTATGGATTAAATCATCAACAACTAGCCGAACTCGGCCAACAACTAGAACCACGTCAAAATCAACTTGATCAACTCTATCAACGTTGGTTGGAATTAGAGGAAAAGAAAAATAATTGA
- a CDS encoding protein phosphatase 2C domain-containing protein has protein sequence MTQWGENQPNGSPGGNIVHVVGLTDVGRVRQNNEDNFLIADLNIKYIPKASQLSQFAISDRGTLLLVSDGMGGRNAGEVASQVTVEVFQNELLNREYKQLGAEVLAEITKKANWAIWSRSQRNAQEQGMGATLTALLIETNHAHIVQVGDSRAYVVRNGHIFRLTKDQSMVQTLIDSGIIQPEEAETHPYRHVILQSLGAEPTVYPVTSTIDLYDGDQILVCSDGLSGMLRDELMQELIMNAPTIEDGCRTLLDAANAHGGKDNITLILASLEYGQEFAESQPIETPAVTEPDFARTYSYLTPTSKLPPSPGVTAEFDSSSAPALSEKEITAEVEQAPQVDLNEIYAPNTGTRERVLVLCASHEDLLSFEFMLKPYYEVITAIDGEEGLAKAITEQPRLIIAMVELPKITGMGVCITLRGNPRFRNIPIILISSEYSQKKHIIEGLENGADDYLIMPVDEKEVLIRMKPRIERAKQMDTLRYESAVNEANSLQLQMEMDALAKTRQDIFQNVLDAVSDGILIMDTAGWVTAVNETFVNFHKVQLDNVVGFGYRALLKKIQHIYENSDQQLQRFIELINNPDMVVEDEIKTRLEKRGTNKIKRYSSPVRDESGKIYGRLFVFRNLMT, from the coding sequence ATGACGCAATGGGGAGAAAACCAACCTAATGGCTCACCAGGTGGAAATATAGTCCATGTTGTTGGTTTAACAGATGTTGGGCGAGTAAGACAAAACAACGAAGACAATTTTTTGATTGCTGACCTAAATATTAAATATATTCCTAAAGCCTCACAACTATCACAATTTGCTATTAGCGATCGTGGAACACTTTTGCTTGTTAGTGATGGAATGGGCGGACGTAATGCTGGAGAAGTTGCTAGCCAAGTTACTGTAGAAGTATTTCAAAATGAACTACTTAACCGTGAGTATAAACAACTTGGTGCTGAAGTATTAGCTGAAATTACAAAGAAAGCTAATTGGGCTATTTGGTCACGCTCTCAACGTAATGCACAAGAACAAGGAATGGGAGCAACCTTAACAGCTTTATTAATAGAAACCAATCATGCTCATATTGTTCAGGTTGGAGACTCACGTGCTTATGTAGTTCGTAATGGACATATTTTTCGCCTTACCAAAGACCAATCAATGGTACAAACTCTTATAGATTCAGGGATTATTCAGCCTGAAGAGGCAGAAACACATCCTTACCGACATGTTATTTTACAATCTTTAGGTGCAGAACCTACAGTTTACCCTGTTACATCAACAATTGATCTTTATGATGGAGATCAAATTTTGGTTTGTTCTGATGGGCTTTCTGGAATGCTTCGAGATGAGCTAATGCAGGAATTAATTATGAATGCTCCTACAATAGAAGATGGCTGTCGTACTTTACTAGACGCAGCTAATGCTCATGGAGGCAAAGATAATATAACTTTGATTTTAGCTTCACTTGAATATGGACAAGAATTTGCAGAATCACAACCCATAGAAACACCAGCAGTTACAGAGCCAGACTTTGCTCGTACATATTCTTATTTAACACCTACCTCAAAACTACCACCTTCACCAGGAGTTACAGCAGAGTTTGATAGCTCTTCAGCACCAGCTTTATCAGAAAAAGAAATTACTGCCGAAGTAGAACAAGCCCCACAAGTTGACCTAAACGAAATTTATGCCCCTAATACTGGAACTAGAGAGCGCGTCTTGGTACTTTGCGCAAGTCATGAAGATTTACTCTCTTTTGAGTTTATGCTTAAGCCTTATTATGAGGTAATTACTGCAATAGATGGTGAAGAAGGTTTAGCTAAAGCAATTACTGAACAACCCCGCTTAATTATTGCTATGGTAGAACTGCCAAAAATTACTGGTATGGGTGTTTGTATAACTCTAAGAGGAAACCCACGCTTCCGAAATATTCCTATAATTTTAATTTCTTCTGAATATAGTCAGAAAAAACATATCATCGAAGGTTTAGAAAATGGGGCAGATGACTATTTAATAATGCCTGTTGATGAAAAAGAAGTTTTGATTAGAATGAAGCCTAGAATTGAACGCGCTAAACAAATGGATACCCTACGTTATGAAAGTGCTGTCAATGAGGCTAATAGTTTACAACTACAAATGGAAATGGATGCTCTAGCAAAAACTCGCCAGGATATTTTCCAAAATGTTTTGGATGCTGTTAGTGATGGAATTTTAATTATGGATACTGCTGGATGGGTGACAGCAGTAAATGAAACTTTTGTTAATTTTCATAAAGTTCAACTAGATAATGTTGTAGGTTTTGGCTATCGTGCATTGCTTAAGAAAATTCAACATATATATGAAAACTCTGACCAACAATTACAACGTTTTATAGAATTAATTAACAACCCTGATATGGTAGTAGAAGATGAGATAAAGACACGTTTAGAAAAACGAGGAACAAATAAAATTAAGCGTTATAGTTCACCAGTTCGTGATGAGAGTGGAAAAATTTATGGTCGCCTTTTTGTCTTTCGTAATTTAATGACCTAA
- a CDS encoding potassium channel protein, whose amino-acid sequence MSDRKLALLADDQFYRKRVITAAILMMAVVFFGVIGYQLIEGWNVFDSLYMTIITLTSIGYGEVNPLTIKGRVFTIFLIVTGIGIIGYSLSVIASFIIEGQLIGLIGRRRMQKEIEKLSNHYILCGVGETGRYIAIEFAKTKTPFVMIELDPEKIESVKDLAVPFILGDATRDSILVSAGIERAQGLVTALHSDRDNVFVVLTAKGLNKNIRIVSRVVEKESEHKLKIAGAETVVAPNYIGGLRMASVMLRPAVVSFLDVMMRDQSSTIRIEGVSLPVGSSLVGNTLRYSDIGRKTGLIVIAMKRVNSEKYIYNPNPDTRFEAEDTLIVMGDVKQIESLTKLVGR is encoded by the coding sequence ATGAGTGATAGAAAATTAGCTTTACTCGCTGATGACCAATTTTATAGAAAACGTGTAATTACTGCTGCTATTTTAATGATGGCAGTAGTTTTTTTTGGTGTAATTGGCTATCAACTAATAGAAGGCTGGAATGTTTTTGACTCTCTTTATATGACCATAATTACTTTAACTTCTATTGGTTATGGTGAAGTTAATCCACTTACAATTAAGGGACGAGTTTTTACAATCTTTTTAATAGTTACTGGTATTGGTATTATTGGTTATAGCTTAAGTGTAATAGCTAGTTTTATCATTGAAGGCCAATTAATAGGTTTAATTGGGAGACGTAGAATGCAAAAGGAAATAGAAAAGCTTTCCAACCATTACATTTTATGTGGAGTAGGCGAAACAGGTCGATATATTGCAATAGAATTTGCTAAAACTAAAACTCCTTTTGTAATGATAGAATTAGATCCAGAAAAAATAGAAAGTGTTAAAGATTTAGCTGTTCCATTTATTTTAGGTGATGCTACTAGAGACTCTATATTGGTAAGTGCAGGAATTGAACGCGCTCAAGGTCTTGTTACTGCACTTCATAGTGATCGGGACAATGTTTTTGTTGTGTTAACTGCTAAAGGTCTAAATAAAAATATTAGAATAGTTTCGCGTGTTGTAGAAAAAGAGTCAGAACATAAATTAAAAATTGCTGGTGCTGAAACCGTAGTTGCTCCTAATTATATTGGAGGCTTGAGAATGGCCTCCGTTATGCTACGTCCCGCAGTAGTAAGTTTTTTGGATGTAATGATGCGCGATCAAAGCTCTACTATTAGGATTGAAGGAGTAAGTTTACCAGTAGGTTCTTCCTTGGTTGGTAATACTCTACGCTATTCAGATATTGGCCGTAAAACGGGTCTAATAGTTATTGCTATGAAGCGTGTTAATAGTGAGAAGTATATTTATAATCCAAATCCAGATACAAGATTTGAAGCAGAAGACACTTTAATTGTTATGGGTGATGTTAAACAAATAGAAAGTTTAACTAAATTAGTGGGAAGATAA